CTTCGTGTTTGCGCTGGCGCTGGAGGCGGTCGGCGAGGAACGGGTGTCGGCGGCGATCGGCGTCGAGCCAAGCGGTGAGGCGTTCAATTCGATCCGGCTCACCAACGACAACCGGCCGTTCAATCCGATGGTCAATGCCGGCGCGATCGCCTGTTCCGGGTTGATCCATCAGGCCTATGGCGCGTTGGCGTTCGAGCGGATCCGCGAAAAGCTCAGCCAGTTTGCCGGGCGCGAGCTCGGCGTCGACGATGCCGTGCATGCCTCCGAAGCGCTGACCGGCAACCGCAATCGCGCCATCGCCTGGTTGCTGCGCAACTATCTCGTGGTGCGGGACGATGTCGACGCGGTGCTGGATACGTATTTCCGCCAATGCGCCATCCTCGTCACCGCGCGCGATCTCGCCGTGATGGCGGCGACGCTGGCCAATCGTGGCGTCAATCCGGTGACCGGGGTGCAGGTGATCACGCCGCACATCGTTGCCCGCACGCTTTCCGTCATGACCAGTTCGGGCATGTATGATTACGCCGGCGAATGGATCTATCGCGTCGGCATTCCCGCCAAGAGCGGCGTCGGCGGCGGCATCGTCGCAGCGCTGCCATCGCAGATGGGGCTCGGCACCTTCTCGCCGAACCTCGATAGCCACGGCAACAGCGTGCGCGGGCTGAAAGTCTGCGAGGCGCTGTCGTCGCGCTTCGATCTGCATATGCTCAATCGCAGCGCCGACGTCCGCACCTGCATCATCGCCGATTACGACATCTACGGCATTTCATCGCGCCGCAGCCGTCAGCCGCACGAACAGCAGATCCTCGACGAGCGTCACAGCGACATCAGGGTGGTCGAGCTGGTCGGCGCACTGAATTTCGCGGCAGTCGACTATGTGGCGCGGCGGCTGGCCGGCGAGCCGCCGAACGCGCCGCTCCTGATCCTGGATTTTCGCCGGGTGCCCGATGTGACGGCCGCGGGTGCGCAACTGCTCGGCGAGAACCTCACTATTCTCGGCCAGAGCGGGGTCACCGCGATCCTGACCGGTTTCGAGCCGACATCGGCGGTGTGGCAGGCGATCTCGACGCGCGTTGCCGACCCACGCTGGCTGCGGCGTTTCGCGCTGCTCGACGAAGCCATCGAGTGGGCCGAGGATCAGGTCATCTACCGCTATGGCGGCTTCATGTTGTCGAAGGAAACCAGCCATCTCGGCGAACAGGCGCTGCTGGCGGATCTGGCGCCCGACGAAATCGCCGCTTTGGCGGAGCTATCGACCACGCGACGTTATGAGGCCGGTCAGCGCATTGTCCACGCCGGCGAGCCCGCCAATTCGCTGTTTTTCCTGCAAAGCGGCATGGTGAGCGTGAAATTGCCGAGCGGGGTGCGGTTGGCGTCGCTCGGGCCCGGCATGGAATTCGGCGAGATGGCGATCATCGAGCAGAAGCGCAGCGCCGATGTCTGGGCCGATACGCCGGTGAAATGCCTCGAACTTCCGCTCGACAGCTTTGCCGATTATCGCCAGCTCCACCCGCAGATCGCGATGAAGATCATGCGCAATCTGTCCACGCTGCTGGCGCGGCGGCTGATCCTCGCCAATGCCAAGGTCGATCTGCTGAGCGCGTATTGATCGCGGCCGGAGATTACTTTCCCATCGCCTCCGCCAGCAGTGCCTGAGCCTGCTTTGTCACCTCAGCGAATGACCGCTGTTGCGGGCCGCGCTGGGTAAAGCACTTCTTGTAGGCGTCTTCGCCTTGTTGCCTGACGTCGCCGAGCTTGTCATAGGCTTTTTTGTCGATGCGATGGGATTGGAAATCCTCGGCGGCCTTCTCGGCTTTCTTGTTGTAGTCGGCCCTGATCGCACGGCAGGCCGGGATTTCCACCTTGGGGCTGATCGAACCATAGGCGACGTAAACCTTGCCGTTGGAAACCGCCGAAACGAACACTTCGTCCGCCGCGTCAGGCGCGGAGTCCTGGGTTCGCCCGCCCAGTAGTGCAGCGGCTGATGTAGCGGAGGCCGGCTTGACGATCGGCAATTCGTTAAAGCCCACGACCGCTGAGTCCGTCGGGATGGCCTGAGTGTAGAAGGATTCATCCTTGAACGCTGCAGCCATCTGCTGCGGCACGTTCTTGATCTTCTTGCCCCACCAATCCTTGTGTCCGCGCAGCCAGCGCTCGAGCAGCGTCTGCGTCGTGACGATGATGTGCGCCTTCGGTTCGATATACTTGCCGTCGGAGCCGTTGGCGTCGGCTTTCTCGCCGTTTTCGCCGACCAGGGAGTCGAACCGCAGGCCGTCGAGCAGGCCAAAGCCCTCGTCGCCTTTGGAGTAGGCGTCGAGGTTGAGCTTGGCCGGCCCGAATCCCTTGCGATCGGGTTCGGCCAAAATCAGCTTCATCTGCGCAAGAAGATCGGCGTTGGCCGCCTTTTCGGTCTTCTCGGCCTCATCGCCTTTTTTGCCGTCATACAGTTTGGAGATTTTCGCGATCGCAACGTCGCGCGCCGCGATGTAGCGATCCTCCGACGGCATTGGCGCGGCA
The Bradyrhizobium sp. KBS0727 genome window above contains:
- the glsA gene encoding glutaminase A; amino-acid sequence: MDAQVTRPARGNINARNAGYANQSPLQRFLAGCYEEFKSDNSGAVADYIPELQRANPAHFGVALVTIDGHVYEVGDSAAPFTIQSVSKAFVFALALEAVGEERVSAAIGVEPSGEAFNSIRLTNDNRPFNPMVNAGAIACSGLIHQAYGALAFERIREKLSQFAGRELGVDDAVHASEALTGNRNRAIAWLLRNYLVVRDDVDAVLDTYFRQCAILVTARDLAVMAATLANRGVNPVTGVQVITPHIVARTLSVMTSSGMYDYAGEWIYRVGIPAKSGVGGGIVAALPSQMGLGTFSPNLDSHGNSVRGLKVCEALSSRFDLHMLNRSADVRTCIIADYDIYGISSRRSRQPHEQQILDERHSDIRVVELVGALNFAAVDYVARRLAGEPPNAPLLILDFRRVPDVTAAGAQLLGENLTILGQSGVTAILTGFEPTSAVWQAISTRVADPRWLRRFALLDEAIEWAEDQVIYRYGGFMLSKETSHLGEQALLADLAPDEIAALAELSTTRRYEAGQRIVHAGEPANSLFFLQSGMVSVKLPSGVRLASLGPGMEFGEMAIIEQKRSADVWADTPVKCLELPLDSFADYRQLHPQIAMKIMRNLSTLLARRLILANAKVDLLSAY